In Pseudofrankia saprophytica, one genomic interval encodes:
- a CDS encoding CATRA system-associated protein yields the protein MGDSGAVVSPVPAELRGQALLTLRMAPRWRLPRQQWDDLAGLLSLLEAALDAGDSTTFGRAVDDLIVLAPTRNVSNVDGPVVAPPPEKIRERLNTLVHTLSEPLLEVATEPARQPDLPGQR from the coding sequence ATGGGGGACAGTGGCGCTGTTGTGTCGCCAGTACCAGCCGAGCTTCGGGGCCAAGCCTTGCTGACACTCCGCATGGCGCCCCGTTGGCGTCTCCCGCGGCAACAGTGGGACGACCTGGCCGGGCTTCTCTCTCTGCTGGAAGCGGCGCTGGACGCTGGCGACTCCACCACGTTCGGCAGGGCCGTGGACGACCTGATTGTCCTCGCCCCGACCAGGAACGTCAGCAACGTCGACGGTCCCGTCGTCGCGCCGCCGCCCGAGAAGATTCGCGAACGCCTCAACACGCTGGTCCATACGCTGAGCGAGCCCCTGCTGGAGGTCGCCACCGAGCCTGCTCGCCAGCCGGACCTGCCCGGCCAGCGCTGA
- a CDS encoding CHAT domain-containing protein has protein sequence MRFLRYRNPATVLGPKAVAELEALLRSVPDPLADLEVAFQAGWLHWARCIALGPEEGQRDFAAALVLFAPVYQSLPDALPDEVRAHFDAHPPSPIDTPASRISNATVLVDEALRTGDRAALNAAIDLLRETLGTISDDHPDRVMYLSHLSRALQIRIEWDGASADVDALVAATQEALKATPADRPDRGGHLSNLGSALRIRFERDGASADLDAAVTAGQAAVAAIPVDHPSRAAVLSNFARTLRTRFQRDGAVADLEAEIIARQAAAEAVPAGHSERAVYLASLGIALQTRFERGGSLADLDAAIHAAQAAADLVSDNHPNRAAMLYNLGVLLQTRFGCRHALADLDAAIDAAQAAVDATPDGQPNQADYLSSLVTALQARFDQTGAQADLDAAIRIGQAAVEATPDSHPSRTVMLSNLGAALQSRFKRSGASPDLDAAMTAIQAAVKATPADHPSRATMLFNLGSALQTRFEQTGAHTDLDAMIAFGQAALEAAPPDHPDRVAMLANLSNALQSRFERGGASTDLDAVIVTRQAALAAAPADDPERAAMLASLGVALQTRFKRTGVQADLDAAVHAARTAVEGTSADHPSRAALLAYLAVALQARFERTGVQADLDAAVHAAQAAVEATPADDPDSAVRLSFLCGALQTRFELDGALADLDAAIHAGQAAVAATPAIGSAAAGYRSNLSAALRIRFEQTGAHADLDAAIRSAQAAVAATPADNPVAATYLTNLGIALRVRFQRSGAMTDLDAAVHAGQAAVDAALADDPDRVIYLSNLGVALRIRFERGGAMADLDAAIRAAQASVAATPADHPYRARYLSNLGAALQSRFDRTGMQTDLDAAITAGEAAVEATPAGHPNLTGRLSNLGGSLQARFEATGVLADLDAAIRAGQAAIEVAPPDHPSRATSLFNLTLALRNRYLQGGALPDLDAAIRAGQAAVDTIPADHPNRAAMLSELGATLNIRFEQTGVQADLDAAVRAGQTAAAVEVASPRARARGALVWGRAAGAARRWREAAAGFETAVGLLGGVAPRGLDRPDQEHLLFEMSGLAADAAACCVRAGLPERAVELFEQGRGVLLGQALDTRTDVTALAELHPDLARRFVELCYELDRPSEPAEPAAEQPGAALLDSARMARVQARRQRAVADFDQHVAEIRALPAFRDFLLPPPVEQLRAAAADGPVVIVAVSAFGSHALLVTSGSIDVVELGELTPAEVNNRVADFLDALATPRSSATRIAAQRRLDDILGWLWDAVAGPVLDHLGIHGPPEEEQSWPRVWWCVAGLLSFLPVHAAGHHSSRTAPAPATVIDRVISSYTPTVRGLAYARRVGHVDTERPRPTDGLDRQSVMAVAMPHTPGAADLPGAHAEAASLEERFPGGVTVLTDTEATRQAVLAGLPDTRWVHFACHGTAEITDPSNSRLLLHDQPLTVVDVAQLRLHHAELAFLSACETARPGARLADEAIHLASAFQLAGYRHVIATLWPVADHSAVTFAEYIYATLSEPPNIAGAVHTATRNLRDSWPRHPSEWASHIHAGA, from the coding sequence GTGCGTTTCCTCCGCTACCGGAACCCGGCCACGGTCCTGGGTCCGAAGGCGGTCGCCGAGCTGGAGGCTCTGCTTCGCAGCGTTCCCGACCCTCTCGCCGATCTGGAAGTCGCCTTTCAGGCCGGGTGGCTGCACTGGGCGCGCTGCATCGCCTTGGGCCCAGAGGAGGGTCAACGGGACTTTGCGGCGGCGCTGGTCCTGTTCGCGCCGGTGTACCAGAGCCTGCCGGACGCGCTCCCTGATGAAGTGCGCGCCCACTTCGACGCCCATCCGCCGTCTCCCATCGACACGCCCGCGTCTCGGATTTCCAACGCCACCGTCCTGGTAGACGAGGCGCTGCGCACCGGGGACCGTGCCGCGCTGAATGCCGCGATCGATCTCCTGCGCGAAACCCTGGGCACGATCTCCGACGACCACCCCGATCGCGTCATGTACCTGTCTCATCTGAGCCGCGCGCTACAGATCCGGATCGAGTGGGACGGTGCCTCTGCCGACGTCGACGCCCTGGTCGCCGCTACCCAGGAGGCGCTGAAGGCCACCCCGGCCGACAGACCGGACCGTGGCGGCCATTTGTCCAACCTTGGCAGTGCCCTGCGCATACGGTTCGAGCGGGATGGCGCCTCTGCCGACCTCGACGCCGCGGTCACCGCAGGACAGGCCGCGGTGGCGGCAATTCCTGTTGACCATCCCAGCCGGGCCGCGGTTCTGTCCAACTTCGCCCGTACGCTGCGGACCCGGTTTCAGCGGGACGGGGCCGTGGCTGACCTCGAGGCCGAGATCATCGCCCGACAGGCGGCCGCGGAGGCAGTACCCGCCGGCCACTCCGAGCGTGCCGTATACCTGGCCAGCCTCGGCATAGCGTTGCAGACCCGGTTTGAACGCGGCGGCTCGCTGGCCGACCTCGACGCCGCGATCCACGCAGCACAGGCCGCAGCGGACTTGGTTTCCGACAACCATCCCAACCGGGCGGCGATGCTGTACAACCTCGGCGTCCTCCTGCAGACCCGGTTTGGGTGCCGTCATGCCTTGGCCGATCTCGACGCCGCGATCGACGCCGCCCAGGCCGCGGTGGACGCCACCCCCGACGGCCAGCCCAACCAGGCCGATTACCTGTCCAGCCTCGTCACTGCGCTGCAGGCCCGATTCGACCAGACCGGCGCACAGGCCGACCTCGACGCCGCGATCCGGATAGGGCAGGCCGCGGTGGAGGCAACTCCCGACAGCCACCCCAGCCGGACCGTGATGCTGTCCAATCTCGGCGCCGCGCTGCAAAGCCGGTTCAAACGAAGCGGCGCCTCGCCCGACCTCGACGCCGCTATGACCGCCATACAGGCCGCGGTGAAGGCCACGCCCGCCGATCACCCCAGCCGGGCCACGATGCTGTTTAACCTTGGATCCGCGCTGCAGACCCGATTCGAGCAGACAGGCGCGCACACAGATCTCGACGCCATGATCGCCTTTGGGCAGGCTGCCTTGGAGGCAGCTCCACCCGACCACCCCGACCGGGTGGCGATGTTGGCCAACCTAAGTAACGCACTGCAGAGCCGGTTTGAGCGAGGCGGCGCCTCGACCGACCTCGACGCCGTGATCGTCACTAGGCAGGCTGCCTTGGCTGCAGCTCCCGCCGACGACCCCGAGCGGGCTGCGATGCTGGCCAGTCTTGGCGTCGCGCTGCAGACCCGGTTCAAGCGGACCGGTGTGCAGGCCGACCTCGACGCCGCGGTCCACGCCGCGCGGACCGCGGTCGAGGGTACCTCCGCCGATCATCCCAGCCGGGCCGCGCTGCTGGCCTACCTCGCGGTCGCGCTGCAGGCCCGGTTCGAGCGGACCGGTGTGCAGGCCGACCTCGACGCCGCGGTCCACGCCGCGCAGGCCGCGGTCGAGGCCACCCCCGCCGACGACCCCGATTCCGCTGTACGCCTGTCCTTCCTCTGCGGTGCGCTGCAGACCCGGTTCGAGCTGGACGGCGCATTGGCCGACCTCGACGCCGCGATCCACGCCGGACAGGCCGCGGTAGCGGCCACACCTGCCATCGGCTCTGCCGCCGCCGGGTACCGGTCCAATCTCAGCGCCGCGCTGCGCATCCGATTCGAGCAGACGGGCGCACATGCGGATCTCGACGCCGCGATCCGCTCCGCGCAGGCCGCGGTGGCTGCGACGCCCGCCGACAACCCGGTCGCCGCCACGTATTTGACCAACCTCGGCATAGCGCTGCGCGTCAGGTTTCAACGGAGCGGCGCCATGACAGATCTTGACGCCGCGGTCCACGCCGGGCAGGCCGCGGTAGACGCGGCTCTCGCCGACGACCCTGACCGGGTCATATACCTGTCGAACCTGGGCGTTGCGCTTCGCATCCGATTCGAGCGGGGTGGGGCGATGGCTGATCTCGATGCCGCGATCCGCGCCGCACAGGCCTCCGTCGCGGCCACTCCGGCCGACCACCCCTACCGCGCCAGGTACCTGTCCAACCTCGGCGCTGCGCTGCAAAGCCGGTTTGACCGAACCGGCATGCAGACCGATCTCGACGCCGCGATCACCGCCGGAGAGGCGGCCGTAGAGGCTACCCCGGCCGGCCACCCCAACCTCACCGGGCGCCTGTCCAATCTCGGCGGTTCGCTGCAGGCGCGGTTCGAAGCGACCGGCGTTCTGGCCGACCTGGACGCCGCGATCCGTGCCGGACAGGCTGCCATCGAGGTGGCTCCCCCTGACCACCCCAGCCGGGCCACGTCGCTGTTCAACCTCACCCTCGCGCTGCGCAATCGGTATCTACAGGGTGGCGCCCTGCCCGATCTCGATGCGGCAATCCGCGCCGGGCAGGCCGCGGTGGACACCATCCCCGCCGACCATCCGAACCGGGCAGCGATGCTGTCCGAGCTTGGTGCGACGCTGAACATCCGGTTCGAGCAGACGGGCGTGCAGGCAGATCTCGACGCCGCGGTCCGCGCCGGACAGACGGCCGCCGCGGTCGAGGTGGCCTCGCCGCGTGCGCGCGCCCGAGGCGCCCTTGTATGGGGGCGTGCCGCCGGGGCGGCCCGACGCTGGCGGGAGGCGGCGGCCGGTTTCGAGACAGCCGTCGGTCTTCTGGGAGGTGTGGCGCCGCGTGGCCTCGATCGCCCCGACCAGGAGCATCTGCTGTTCGAGATGAGCGGGCTGGCCGCGGACGCGGCGGCGTGCTGCGTGCGCGCGGGCCTGCCTGAGCGTGCCGTGGAACTGTTCGAGCAGGGCCGCGGCGTGCTGCTGGGCCAGGCGCTGGATACCCGTACCGACGTGACGGCGCTTGCCGAGCTTCACCCCGACCTCGCCAGACGGTTTGTCGAGCTGTGCTACGAGCTCGACCGGCCCAGTGAGCCGGCCGAACCAGCGGCGGAACAGCCGGGCGCCGCGCTGCTGGATTCCGCCAGAATGGCCCGCGTTCAGGCGCGGCGCCAACGAGCGGTCGCCGACTTCGACCAGCACGTCGCGGAGATCCGCGCGCTGCCGGCCTTCCGGGACTTCCTCCTGCCCCCGCCGGTGGAACAGCTGCGGGCAGCGGCGGCCGACGGTCCGGTCGTGATCGTCGCGGTCTCCGCCTTCGGGTCCCATGCCCTGCTCGTGACCTCCGGCAGTATCGATGTCGTCGAGCTGGGTGAGCTGACCCCCGCCGAGGTCAACAACCGGGTGGCCGATTTCCTCGACGCCCTGGCCACACCCCGCTCGTCCGCGACCAGGATCGCCGCGCAGCGGCGGCTGGACGACATACTGGGCTGGCTGTGGGACGCCGTGGCCGGCCCGGTTCTGGACCACCTGGGAATCCACGGGCCGCCCGAGGAGGAACAGTCCTGGCCCCGGGTGTGGTGGTGCGTGGCCGGGCTGCTGTCATTTCTTCCTGTTCACGCCGCGGGTCATCACTCCAGCCGCACCGCCCCTGCCCCGGCCACGGTCATCGATCGAGTGATCTCCTCCTACACGCCGACGGTCCGCGGGCTGGCCTATGCACGCCGCGTCGGTCACGTGGACACCGAGCGGCCACGTCCCACCGACGGCCTCGACAGGCAGTCAGTGATGGCGGTGGCGATGCCGCACACCCCCGGAGCAGCCGACCTGCCCGGCGCACATGCCGAGGCTGCCAGCCTGGAAGAACGATTTCCCGGCGGCGTGACGGTGCTGACGGACACCGAGGCGACACGTCAGGCCGTCCTCGCTGGGCTGCCGGACACGCGGTGGGTGCATTTCGCCTGCCACGGCACCGCGGAGATCACCGACCCGTCGAACAGCCGGCTTCTCCTGCACGACCAGCCGCTGACCGTGGTCGACGTGGCCCAGCTACGGCTCCACCACGCCGAGCTGGCGTTCCTGTCCGCCTGCGAGACAGCCCGTCCCGGCGCCCGGCTCGCCGACGAGGCGATCCACCTCGCCTCCGCGTTCCAGCTCGCCGGCTACCGCCACGTCATCGCCACCCTCTGGCCCGTCGCCGACCACAGCGCCGTCACCTTCGCCGAGTACATCTACGCCACCCTCAGCGAGCCCCCGAACATCGCCGGCGCCGTCCACACGGCCACCCGAAATCTGCGTGACTCCTGGCCCCGTCACCCCTCCGAGTGGGCATCCCACATTCATGCTGGTGCCTGA
- a CDS encoding CHAT domain-containing protein, which yields MDSAAGAGRLLREGIRHGDDRKLDKSVRLLREALAAGGPDHPDRARWLSDLGLALQDQSERTPGMPQLDEAIELMREAVTTARETDPNRCKYLSNLGGALWLRFEWDGGLEILGEAIETARAALVTAPADHADRPSILANLSIFLLTRYERADGLPYLDESIELARAAVAASAQGHPDHALRLSALSITLRRRFERAGERPDLDEAVERARAAVAASAVRGANHPKYLTNLSNLLWTRAAWDRSRADLDEAVERARAALAATPEDHTSRPMYLSNLSTALQARFDRTAVLQDLDEGVEAAREAVAACPVHYPDRAMYLSNLGNRLWSRFEHNGALADLNQAVEAGRAAVAATPTDHANLATHLSNLGIALSIRSARTESQQDLDEAVETDRAAVSATPEDHGDRALYLTNLSTTLLQRSASAANASDLDDAVEAARAAVAASPLGGPGLAGHSSNLGICLQARFERTGERGDLDEAAETIRAAVAATPDGHPDRALYLSNLGDTLRLRFDRFRARQDLDEARNAYQDAARVESATPRRRAAAARRWGLAAATDGRWDEAVRGFTLAVEFLGLVAPRSLARDDQEHLLEDFGGLATDAAVCCVHAGRWDLAVELFEQGRGVLLGQALDTRTDLTALRARHPALASRFVALRDELDQADSVAQPSIVPGADAGAGTDGVDAADLRAVWSRRRDEQRRELVEAFGKIVTEIRASPDFGDFLRPWSVHELAAVSTGGHVVIVAISAFGSYALIVSGGEVQEPVPLPRLNVEAVEERVAAFVDDRARSHADSSSSRQAEQRLSDTLRWLWDDLASSVLARLGLTAAPEPGEPWPRVWWCPSGPVSLLPLHAAGRHDMGSGIAESVITRAISSYTPTLRALAYSRRVRSQRSAGDSVSGALDSVDGHVGDVVPRVLAVAMPTTPDEPDLPGAASEADDIRSRFPSALVLTGNDASRTSVLTAMRSAPSVHFSCHAQVDPLDPSASKLLLADHQQRPLTVVDVARLRLEDAHLAFLAACSTAQSPRRLTDEAIHLASAFQLAGYRHVIGTLWPVNDVYAARITRRVYDGLAAGEGVANAVHDAALRMLQEQYSRPSAWASHIHAGP from the coding sequence GTGGACAGTGCGGCCGGGGCCGGGCGGCTGCTTCGCGAGGGAATTCGACACGGTGACGACCGGAAGCTGGACAAGTCCGTGCGGCTGCTTCGGGAGGCGTTGGCGGCCGGGGGGCCGGATCATCCGGACCGGGCCCGGTGGCTGTCGGATCTCGGCCTCGCCCTGCAGGACCAGTCCGAGCGCACTCCTGGCATGCCTCAGTTGGACGAGGCCATCGAATTGATGAGGGAGGCGGTCACGACCGCCAGGGAAACCGACCCCAACCGCTGCAAATACCTGTCGAATCTGGGCGGCGCGCTGTGGCTCAGGTTCGAATGGGACGGGGGCCTGGAAATCCTCGGCGAGGCCATCGAGACGGCACGGGCGGCGCTGGTCACCGCACCCGCCGACCACGCCGACCGCCCGTCGATCCTGGCCAATCTGAGTATCTTCCTGCTCACTCGGTACGAGCGTGCCGATGGTCTGCCCTATCTGGACGAATCGATCGAGCTGGCCCGGGCAGCGGTGGCCGCCAGCGCCCAGGGTCATCCCGACCACGCCCTGCGCCTGTCCGCCCTCAGCATCACCCTGCGTCGCAGATTCGAACGGGCCGGGGAGCGGCCGGACCTGGACGAGGCCGTCGAACGGGCACGGGCGGCCGTGGCCGCCAGCGCCGTTCGCGGCGCCAACCACCCCAAGTACCTGACGAACCTCAGCAACTTGCTGTGGACCCGGGCGGCGTGGGACAGGAGCCGGGCGGACCTGGACGAGGCTGTCGAGAGGGCCCGGGCGGCATTGGCCGCCACCCCCGAGGATCACACCAGCCGCCCCATGTACCTGTCGAATCTGTCGACCGCTCTGCAGGCCCGGTTCGACCGGACCGCGGTGCTCCAGGATCTGGACGAGGGGGTCGAGGCGGCCCGGGAGGCCGTCGCCGCATGCCCGGTTCACTATCCCGACCGCGCCATGTACCTGTCGAATCTAGGAAACCGGCTGTGGAGCCGGTTTGAACACAATGGCGCTTTGGCCGATCTGAACCAGGCGGTCGAGGCGGGCAGGGCGGCGGTCGCCGCGACACCGACGGACCATGCGAACCTCGCCACCCACCTGTCGAATCTCGGAATCGCCCTGAGTATCCGGTCCGCGCGGACCGAAAGCCAGCAGGACCTGGACGAAGCGGTGGAGACGGACCGAGCGGCAGTGTCCGCGACCCCCGAGGATCATGGAGACCGCGCGTTATATCTGACGAACCTCAGCACCACGCTTCTCCAGCGCTCGGCGAGCGCCGCCAATGCCTCCGACCTGGACGACGCGGTCGAGGCGGCCCGGGCGGCGGTCGCCGCGAGCCCTCTCGGCGGCCCGGGCCTCGCGGGCCACTCGTCGAACCTTGGTATCTGTCTACAGGCCCGCTTCGAGCGGACCGGTGAGCGAGGCGACCTCGACGAGGCCGCCGAGACGATCCGGGCCGCGGTGGCCGCCACCCCCGACGGCCATCCCGACCGTGCTCTGTATCTGTCGAATCTCGGCGACACCCTGCGGCTGAGGTTCGATCGGTTCCGCGCGCGACAGGATCTGGATGAGGCGAGAAACGCCTACCAGGATGCCGCACGGGTCGAGAGCGCCACGCCACGACGAAGGGCCGCCGCGGCCCGGCGCTGGGGACTCGCCGCCGCGACCGACGGCCGGTGGGACGAGGCGGTGCGGGGTTTCACCCTCGCGGTGGAGTTCCTGGGTCTCGTGGCGCCGCGCAGCCTTGCCCGTGACGACCAGGAGCACCTCCTGGAGGATTTCGGCGGCCTGGCGACGGACGCCGCGGTGTGCTGTGTCCACGCCGGACGTTGGGACCTGGCGGTGGAGCTGTTCGAGCAGGGCCGCGGCGTCCTGCTGGGCCAGGCATTGGACACTCGCACCGATCTCACGGCACTGCGCGCCCGTCACCCGGCCCTGGCCAGCCGATTCGTCGCCCTCCGGGACGAGCTGGACCAGGCGGACAGCGTCGCCCAGCCGAGCATCGTGCCCGGCGCCGACGCGGGTGCCGGGACCGACGGTGTTGACGCTGCCGACCTCCGTGCCGTCTGGTCCCGTCGCCGTGACGAGCAGCGCCGCGAACTCGTCGAGGCATTCGGAAAGATCGTCACAGAGATTCGAGCCTCGCCGGATTTCGGCGACTTCCTGCGCCCATGGTCGGTGCACGAGCTGGCGGCCGTCTCGACCGGTGGCCACGTTGTGATCGTGGCGATATCCGCGTTCGGTTCCTATGCGCTGATCGTGAGCGGCGGGGAGGTGCAGGAACCAGTGCCTTTGCCAAGGCTGAACGTCGAGGCGGTCGAGGAACGGGTGGCGGCCTTTGTCGACGACAGGGCCCGGTCGCACGCTGATTCCAGTTCCAGCCGGCAGGCGGAGCAACGACTGTCCGACACGTTGCGCTGGCTGTGGGACGACCTGGCAAGCAGCGTCCTCGCCCGGCTGGGCCTCACGGCGGCTCCCGAGCCGGGCGAACCATGGCCTCGGGTCTGGTGGTGCCCATCGGGACCGGTGTCGCTTCTCCCCCTGCACGCCGCCGGACGCCATGACATGGGATCCGGCATCGCGGAGTCGGTGATCACCCGCGCGATCTCCTCGTACACCCCGACCCTTCGAGCCCTCGCATACTCACGACGTGTGCGTTCCCAACGATCGGCGGGCGACAGCGTCAGTGGCGCCCTGGACAGCGTCGACGGGCACGTCGGTGACGTGGTACCCCGCGTGCTCGCGGTCGCCATGCCCACAACTCCCGACGAGCCCGACCTGCCCGGGGCCGCCAGCGAGGCGGACGACATTCGTAGCCGGTTCCCTTCCGCCCTGGTACTGACCGGGAACGACGCGAGCCGTACGTCCGTGCTGACCGCGATGCGGTCAGCCCCGTCAGTCCATTTCTCCTGTCACGCGCAGGTCGACCCGCTGGACCCCTCTGCCAGCAAGCTGCTGCTCGCAGATCACCAGCAGCGGCCCCTCACCGTCGTGGATGTCGCTCGGCTGCGGTTGGAGGACGCACACCTCGCATTTCTGGCCGCCTGTTCGACGGCGCAGTCGCCTCGTCGGCTGACCGACGAGGCGATACATCTGGCGTCCGCGTTCCAGCTCGCCGGCTACCGCCATGTGATCGGTACCCTCTGGCCGGTCAACGACGTATACGCCGCGAGGATCACCCGCCGCGTCTACGACGGGCTCGCGGCAGGAGAGGGCGTCGCCAACGCCGTTCATGACGCGGCGCTTCGTATGCTCCAGGAGCAGTATTCACGACCGTCAGCGTGGGCGTCGCACATTCATGCCGGACCGTAA
- a CDS encoding CATRA conflict system CASPASE/TPR repeat-associated protein encodes MAARPLVDPVLVVYLFAPLGGPGASDAFDHLRTVWDACRARLGMDQAIGAIGAPDTLPDNLTGLSATTGLPPTGRVLSAQAGRDAQAGRGEALLRLHHEVLSLTVRLGPPAGARGWRELDERWSTQTGPWPPETITAVPVGGQKADPAEWADPSIGAPDAALLGSARAYLGLMDDTDGQPVAADAATARALLTSLPADIGDDWVTRGAATRSGYAVWELADCPEGRQRRRIVVIGPRSRENGLSAWAWSRGTAEMTPLGYYLLQAAKIRYLNRLWDDGRRVRATRAVLDGITGSLARLLAEAPRATAADAAAAQVDERADPANDLRRRSRAAAAVLVTQSAEIGDLAQAVDIATSNLAEARKAEVPVDPSAGLFGDDVAMARLFAQSLADEHSYVERSLTRSRATAELAAADGPPSPERPPPRPPAPRPGSSTPPSVPRRLEDSARQDLLKALARAVYRPESAVELLEAVGLNRSLQAQIGPSGALAAWTTNLDELENGRVADPHRRLVKAALERYPYNEDFRAAARHLGLPVADL; translated from the coding sequence GTGGCGGCGCGGCCGCTGGTCGACCCGGTGCTGGTCGTCTACCTTTTCGCTCCGCTTGGCGGGCCGGGCGCCTCGGACGCGTTCGACCACCTGCGTACTGTCTGGGACGCGTGCCGGGCTCGCCTGGGTATGGATCAGGCGATTGGCGCGATCGGCGCTCCGGACACATTGCCGGACAACCTCACCGGCCTGTCGGCGACGACCGGCCTGCCGCCGACAGGCCGGGTATTGAGCGCCCAGGCTGGCCGAGACGCGCAGGCCGGCCGTGGCGAGGCGCTGCTGCGGCTACACCACGAGGTGCTGAGCCTCACGGTTCGGCTGGGGCCTCCGGCAGGGGCGCGGGGGTGGCGTGAGCTGGATGAACGCTGGTCCACGCAGACAGGACCATGGCCGCCCGAAACGATCACGGCTGTTCCCGTCGGTGGCCAGAAAGCCGATCCGGCCGAATGGGCCGATCCGTCGATCGGCGCGCCGGACGCGGCGCTGCTGGGTAGCGCCCGGGCGTACCTCGGGCTCATGGACGACACAGACGGGCAGCCGGTAGCGGCGGACGCAGCGACTGCCCGTGCACTGCTGACCTCCCTGCCGGCCGACATCGGTGACGACTGGGTGACCCGTGGCGCCGCGACCCGGTCGGGTTATGCCGTATGGGAGCTCGCCGACTGCCCCGAGGGACGGCAGCGGCGGCGGATCGTTGTCATAGGCCCACGCAGCCGGGAGAACGGGCTGAGCGCCTGGGCCTGGTCGCGGGGGACGGCCGAGATGACGCCCTTGGGCTACTACCTCCTGCAGGCGGCGAAGATTCGTTACCTGAATCGGCTTTGGGACGACGGACGTCGGGTCCGGGCGACCCGCGCCGTGTTGGACGGGATCACGGGCTCACTCGCCCGGCTGCTGGCGGAGGCTCCCCGGGCCACGGCGGCCGACGCCGCGGCGGCCCAGGTGGATGAGCGCGCCGACCCGGCGAACGACCTGCGGCGCCGGTCACGAGCCGCCGCAGCGGTCCTGGTCACGCAGTCCGCGGAGATCGGAGACCTCGCCCAGGCCGTCGACATCGCCACGTCGAACCTGGCCGAGGCCCGCAAGGCCGAGGTGCCTGTCGACCCGTCCGCCGGCTTGTTCGGCGATGACGTGGCGATGGCCCGTCTCTTCGCGCAGTCGCTCGCCGACGAACACAGCTATGTCGAACGCTCGTTGACCCGGTCGCGCGCGACCGCCGAGCTCGCCGCGGCGGACGGCCCGCCGTCCCCCGAGCGGCCACCGCCGCGCCCGCCGGCGCCGCGACCTGGGTCGTCCACGCCCCCGTCCGTTCCGCGCCGTCTTGAGGACTCAGCTCGTCAGGACCTGCTGAAGGCGCTGGCGAGGGCCGTCTACCGGCCGGAGAGCGCCGTCGAGCTGCTGGAGGCCGTGGGCCTGAACAGGTCGTTGCAGGCCCAGATCGGCCCGTCGGGCGCGCTCGCTGCCTGGACGACGAACCTTGACGAGCTCGAGAACGGCAGGGTGGCAGACCCGCATCGCCGGCTCGTCAAGGCCGCTCTGGAGCGCTACCCGTACAACGAAGACTTCCGGGCCGCGGCGAGACATCTTGGACTCCCCGTCGCAGACTTGTGA